aaagcagTGCaagtaaaacttaaaatataaaagtagagATATAAAATCTCATAGAGCTGAATCTAGACAGTCTGCAGCCGAGTGACAGTTAATGTGTCAATCAGAAAACAAGACttaagaataaagtcaaagtgTGTTTAGTGAATTTCTCTTACATCAAACTCTTAAACTCATAGGAAACAAGCTGTGGCCTTGTTATTTGAACTAAACTATGGTTTGAGtacttttttattgttacattattatatttgtatgtttggtGTCTTGCTTTTCGttcattcagctgcagcttgtttGTCTCCACATCGTTTGAACCACATCTTTTATAAACTCTGGTTTGTACATTTGTTCAAATAaacttcaaataataataatcagcatCGTAGGTAAAAtgtattatgattattattatccacTTTCGTTTACTCATTTCATCCCACCTGATGTCcctccagccaatcaggggTTCTCTGGTGACTGACGTGAATTAACACGGTTACCGTTAATTTTACCTTTATATCAAGTTCTAATTCATATAAattgttattataaatataaatatgtataagtTCATTGATTattacaaacagaaacattgtaattacacacaaacatatatatgaAGATCAGAAAGGTTATAATTTCCCATCAGCCACTGCAGGAGACAGATTCGTAGTTAATTCGTAGAACTAAATATTTcggttgtgttttcatgatgaATTTGTAAATATTAAAGTGATAGAAAATCTAAATGCTCGGTTTAACGTGTACATGTTTGCTAGCGgcgttagcttagcttagcttcaCACAGCACATGGGAAACGGTGACGTTCGGTTTCGTTTTCTcgacaaatatataaaacacgAAACTACATTCAATCCTGTAAATATGATTATTACTCAACGCATCGTTAGCATCTAGTGTCAGCTAACGGCTAACGAATGGCGCTAGCTTAGCTCCCAAAGCTAGCCAGGAAACAGACAGCAGGTTGTCGTATGAAGTTACTTAATCAGGACAATGTAGTTTAGTTAAACGTGAAAGTTAACCCGGGTTAACCCGGGTTAGACCGGTGATGACCCGGGGTGAGGGGGCGGGCTCAGCGGGGCCCGGGGGCCGGAGCCGGGTTCCGGGGTTTAAATCCCCGCAGGGACCCGAAGCAGAGACGGTGAGTGAGTCACAACAACTTGAATTTATACGTTTTTCGGTTTAACGTGAACTGCGCGTTGTTTCGAACACGCACACCTTGTTAGCACGAACGCACGTTAACGTCACTACGCAGTTTTTACGCAGGATTCTTTGTTAGAATCACAGTTAGCGTTATGTTCACGTACGTTTCAGCTAGCGACATGTAGCCACCGCGGCTAATGTCTCGGTCCCGTCCATTACGAGAGGAATTCACGTCATTTCCTCATTAAATCCCTCAGTAAGacaagctagctagctaacgtgGGAGTTAGCTTGTTTACGAGTCTGAAGAACCGCTGACCTGGCTTCTTGAACTCATTCTGGAATTCGTTTCGTTAAGTTTCACTAATGTTCAgtttaaagtttgatttgtAGAAACGTGCGcacgttgtgtttgtgtaaacgGTGTAACGCGGTTAGCTCCCGAAGCTAGCAGCCGGGTAACACACGTGAAAGGTTCgattctttgtgtttgttatgtCCACACGTTGTCTCCTGTTCAGTGTCCTTAACTTGGTCCACAGCGGGTCTGAGATCCGTTTGTTCTGCTTTGAATCCGCGTGTCACACATACACTGTTTAAAATCACCGCTCACGATCTGATCCAGAGTCAGCTGGGTTTCAGGACCCGTCTGCTCCCTTCCCATTGGTCAGAAGTTCCCACACTTGATTGTGATTGGTGCAGAGGCGGAGTCATCCAATGGTTGTGTTCGCGTCCATGCAGGAAGTTAAAGATgtgcatcaaacacacacagtcaacaggaagcagtgaatcaaacacacagtcaacaggaagcagtgaatcaaacacacagtcaacaggaagcagtgaatcaaacacacacagtcaacaggaagcagtgaatcaaacacacacagtcaacatgaagcagtgaatcaaacacacacagtcaacaggaagcagtgaatcaaacacacagtcaacaggaagcagtgaatcaaacacatacagtcaacaggaagcagtgaatcaaacacacagtcagtgaatcaaacacacagtcaacaggaagcagtgaatcaaacacacacagtcaacaggaagcagtgaatcaaacacacacagtcaacaggaagcagtgaatcaaacacacagtcagtgaatcaaacacacacagtcaacaggaagcagtgaatcaaacacacacagtcaacaggaagcagtgaatcaaacacatacagtcaggaggaagcagtgaatcaaacacatacagtcaacaggaagcagtgaatcaaacacacagtcaacaggaagcagtgaatcaaacacacacagtcaacaggaagcagtgaatcaaacacacacagtcaacaggaagcagtgaatcaaacacacacagtcaacaggaagcagtgaatcaaacacacacagtcaacaggaagcagtgaatcaaacacatacagtcaggaggaagcagtgaatcaaacacatacagtcaggaggaagcagtgaatcaaacacacacagtcaacaggaagcagtgaatcaaacacatacagtcaacaggaagcagtgaatcaaacacacagtcagtgaatcaaacacacacagtcaacaggaagcagtgaatcaaacacacacagtcaacaggaagcagtgaatcaaacacacacagtcaacaggaagcagtgaatcaaacacacacagtcaacaggaagcagtgaatcaaacacatacagtcaacaggaagcagtgaatcaaacacacacaggaagcagtgaatcaaacacacacagtcaggaggaagcagtgaatcaaacacacacacagtcaggaggaagcagtgaatcaaacacacagagtcaacaggaagcagtgaatcaaacacacagagtcaacaggaagcagtgaatcaaacacacacagtcaacaggaagcagtgaatcaaacacacacagtcaggaggaagcagtgaatcaaacacacacagtcaacaggaagcagtgaatcaaacacacacagtcaggaggaagcagtgaatcaaacacacacagtcaacaggaagcagtgaatcaaacacacacagtccggaggaagcagtgaatcaaacacacacagtcaggaggaagcagtgaatcaaacacacacagtcaggaggaagcagtgaatcaaacacacagtcaacaggaagcagtgaatcaaacacacacagtcaggaggaagcagtgaatcaaacacacacagtcaacaggaagcagtgaatcaaacacacacagtccggaggaagcagtgaatcaaacacacacagtcaggaggaagcagtgaatcaaacacacacagtcaggaggaagcagtgaatcaaacacacacagtcaggaggaagcagtgaatcaaacacacacagtcaacaggaagcagtgaatcaaacacacacagtcaacaggaagcagtgaatcaaacacacacagtccggaggaagcagtgaatcaaacacacacagtcaggaggaagcagtgaatcaaacacacacagtcaggaggaagcagtgaatcaaacacacacagtcaacaggaagcagtgaatcaaacacacacagtcaggaggaagcagtgaatcaaacacacacagtcaacaggaagcagtgaatcaaacacacacagtcaggaggaagcagtgaatcaaacacacacagtcaggaggaagcagtgaatcaaacacacacagtcaggaggaagcagtgaatcaaacacacacagtcaacaggaagcagtgaatcaaacacacagagtcaacaggaagcagtgaatcaaacacacacagtcaacaggaagcagtgaatcaaacacacagtcaggaggaagcagtgaatcaaacacacacagtcaacaggaagcagtgaatcaaacacacacagtcaggaggaagcagtgaatcaaacacacacagtcaggaggaagcagtgaatcaaacacacacagtcaggaggaagcagtgaatcaaacacacagagtcaacaggaagcagtgaatcaaacacacacagtcaacaggaagcagtgaatcaaacacacagtcaggaggaagcagtgaatcaaacacacacagtcaacaggaagcagtgaatcaaacacacacagtcaggaggaagcagtgaatcaaacacacacagtcaggaggaagcagtgaatcgTTAACACGGCCGTTTGTCCCAGAGCAGAAACATTTACTGgatttattaaaacatacaGTAACTAGAATTAATCGAAGCACATTTCCAACACCAGAGCTTATTTTTATAGTAACTTACTTTATATTCACTGAAACTGAGATTACTGCACTTTGACTTGATAAAACTGCAGACGGTAgtaaacaatacacacactcgTCTCTATTCTTACTCGCCAGCAACTGTTAATATTTCAAGAAAGAGAAGTCAGCAGTTTAATgtcagtaaaagtaaaaacagcaCTTTGAAATGTACGAGGAGCTGCTTGTCGTGGGACAGGGCTTTGGGGCTGCTCCTGATTTCAGTGCTGTTTCCAGTGTCGTGCACAACGAAACCTTTATCAGCACGTCTGAAGAGCAGaggattattattttgtgaACGCTCACATTTGCTGTGTGCTAAatgcttctgtgttttctcacctgtaCTGTAACCTGTGTCAGGAATGTGTTTTCAAAGCCACATACGAAgatcagtgttttgtttctgtctctaaTGTAGATTTGTATCTTTGCAGCTCTGTGCACCGTGTTGGGAGATGGCAGTGAATGCAGCAGTGAATGCAGCAGTGAATGTAGCAGTGAATGTTGCAGTGAATGCAGCAGTGAATGTACATTCATATAACCGCTGTGAGCTGCTGGCGTGGCTCAACGATACTCTACAGACAGGCTTCACCAAGGTGGAGCAGGTGTGCACAGGTAGGTCGGCACGCAAATGTGTTTATGCCAACAAGCAACCATGAGTGCATGTTCTGTGTATTCTGAGGGTCTGAGGGTCTGAGGTGGGCTGAGCCTTCATGGCCTCGTTCTTCACAGATCTCACGAGTCACGATCTGCCAAGACCACAACGTCTGTAAAGCTCAGAAGAATCTGACATCcaccaatgttttcttatctgggtTCTTATGTAAGAACAGAATCTACACTGAAGAGAACTCAACTGAAGTGcttctgtaaaataatcagtcattgtgtttttacttttaattctacAGTTGTATAGTATGATGTAAATTACCAtaatatttaatactttttatttcagaaGAAGACTGACAAGTTTCAgtgcacattcatttttttaaacgcaTGGAAGTGTTGAgtaagagaacacacacagagtatttGGTCGATACTGCACATGTTGAAGAGGAGAATAATTGGTCCGAAAGATAGTCACCCATCTTCAGCTTTTACACACTGGTGTTTACATATTAAATGGGTCACATGTTCCATAGTTTTAGTTTAAATGTCCAAGTGTTTCCTGTTAATTCTGAAAACCaggtttatttctgttctgaGACGAGAGATGTCTCAGGAGATGTAACTTCACCAATTTGATCTGTAGAGCagcaaatcacaacatgcaCGATCTCAAGGCATTTCACACCGTTAACAAAacgactgtgtgtttgtatccagGTGCAGCTTATTGCCAGCTGATGGACTTGTTGTTTCCTGGGTCTCTGGATCTTTCCAGGGTCCGGTTCCAAAGCAATAATCAGGTGGATTCTATCCACAACTACAGTTTAATGCAAGCTGCATTCAGAAAAGTTGGAGTCGTACGAGTAagtttttctaaatataaaagTGGTGAGCGAGCAGTAAATCTGATGATATTTGAAATGTGATCAGTACTGTTTAGAAGTGTACTGAGGGTTTTTAGGTTCTATGTTcattgtaaaacaaaataatcatcAATGCACCATTATCTCAATTATTCATATCAGTAttaactttgttttgtgtctcatttcaTTACGTGAGAGGTCATTCTTTTCAAGTAGAGATTTGTGAGGTTTCTCTCTgttcccctctgtctctgcagtaCGTCCCCATCGAGGCGCTGATGAAGAGGAACTCCACGGTGGCTCTGACCTTCCTCCAGTGGTTTAAGCTGTTTTTTGATAAGAACCACAAAGGGCGGGAGTATCACGCCCTGGAGgccagaggaggacagagcatGGTTCCTGCTGACTCAGGTGGGAGCAGTGGATATCCACAGATAAATACTGTGGCATTAATCACCAAGACGGAGGCGGCTCCCCATAGTTTAATCTGCTGTCAtggtttccatgtgtgtttagATGGTGTCCACTCAgtgtctttttcttcctcttacAGATGATGTTTCCTCAAAGACTCCTCATCAGAAACTGGAGATCATTCTGaagatggaaggaaaaaaagtgaaaggaccaagaaaagagaaaccAAGAGACAATCCAAACAGGTCTGCAGAGGAAGTGGTGGTGATATCTGACGATGATGATTTGATGATGGATGTGACGAAGGagcagaaaacagacaaaatggagATACTAGAGAAAGAACAGTTTGCACAGGAGAAGGAGCAAGTGGAGCAAACAGAAGCAGCTGTGGACAAGAGAAGTGAAGCAACGAGTCCCTGCAGCAGCGCCGCTCTGCAGAGTTTCATCAGAAAACTCTCATGTGAGACTGTGGACTCAAATTCAACCTTCAGCACAAGAACACTCTCTAATATTTCTGGTCCTTCGCTTTCTGCTATCTTAAAACCGTCCCACCCAAAAGACGCCACCCAGGCCTGCTCACTCACGCCGTTCTGCCTCTATCTGTACACGGGGGTCGAGCTGGATGCAGGACAAAGCACAAGCGTCGTCCTGATTGGATATTTCGACCCGAGCTCAGGGGTCTGTGTGGTCAGGCTGCTGTGCACTCTGCAGATGAGCGTGGACGCCGCTGATCCACAAACATCAGTGGATATGGACGTCGACACAGACGCAGTACGGTCTGATTCACACCTTCTGCTTGACACGCTGAAGACATCCAACCTCTGTCTGTCCAACCTGGCTGTGTTTTACTGTAACGCTCCTCACCCACGGGTGAGCCGGGTGTTTGTGTCCGAGCTCAAGGCCCACAGCCCGGGGTTGGTGTCGCTCTGCGGCCTCCCTGGGATAGCAGGAAGAGCCTGCGAGGCCGCGCTTTCTGCTTCCTTTCAGTACGTGGTGGACTTTGTTGGAGACATCCACCACCACTGCTCCACCCACCCCTCTGTTGATGACAGTCTGAAAGAGCTGTTTGCTGGTGTGGAGTCTTACAACACATCGCACCCCGTCTCGGcacagtgtttggtttttatcCGCACTGTGCGGAAGATGGTCGGCAGCTGGAGGGATTTAGTGAAGCATTTTAAGTCATTGAGGGGAACAGTGCAGATTGACCGAATCAGGACCCAGCTGATGGATCATAAAGTCAAACtggacttcctcttcctgtcccaGTCTCTGGAGCCCCTTCGATCTATTGaagaaatgcagcagaaagctGAAGCAGACGTCGTGGCAGAGCTCCAGCTGACCTCTGCTTTGATTCAGTTGTATGCAGCGACCATTTTCTGTCCCTCCAGCGCTAAGCGCTTTGTCAGGAGACCAGACCTGTATCTCCTCCACAGTGAGAGGGAGCTGCTCCCCACATCAGAGATGAACTTAGGCTCCAATGCGATGGACTACATGTGTGCCACTGCTAACGTGGATCTTGGGGAACAGGAGAGGAGCGACTTCCTGAAGGCTGCAGTGACTTTCTATAAAGCCCTGCTACAGAGTATAGTGCTGAGTGTCCCTCAGCAGCTTGGACGAGTGACCCTGAGGGATATCAGCACAGTGCTGAAACACCCAGAGAACATTAATGTAAGAAGGTGGATTTCTTTTGTCAGTTACAGTTCAGAATTTGAACCAGCACCAGTCAGactttcacacctaccttgtttggttcagaccttcagacttttctgTTTAGTCTAATCcaaaatatcaggtgtgaaaggttcctcagaccaacTGGTCTGGATCTGGAACACGtgcttttgtgtttatattctattttctttctttaattttcttaattcagGTTCCATATATttggcagtgtttgtgttttcttttatatctGATAAAGTTTATAGTTTAACTGTTAAAACCTCCATTACATTTCTTTGGTTTGATAATAACATCTGAGGTGATATGTTGTGATATCGGTGTTTTCTCTCCAGAATCATCAGTTGTCCAGACTTGTGGTGTCCGAGCTGGGAGTTCAGCTGGGTCTGTGTAAAGTCGGATCTCCAGAGACGGATCAGCTGGCACTCGACTACCTCAGTGTCATGAAGACGCTGACGGAAGAACAGACGAGCAAAGCAGGAGGTTACTACTGGACAAAGGTAAACAGAGTGTATATAGGTTTCTTAATTGATACTGAATGAAACGTGTGACTGTCACTGGGAGGATTACCTGCGCTGACTGGAGAAATGTTGGGTTTCATATCAATGTTGATGTTGCAGATGTTGAGCGGCATTAGAGCGGGTTCTACTCTGCACAGACTCGTCCTGACGCTCCTGGCTCTTCCCAGCTCTCTGTGCAGGAAACAGGTGTTTTCCCAGGTGAGTGTTAAAAGCTGAGATTATGTTATTCATGGTCCACAGAGGATGAGTCCTCCCCGATCCTTTCTCTAATACCTCCTGACATATTTGATGAAATATCTGCTATCTAACTATTGGCTGGGTTATCATGAAAATTAGTTTtacacattcatgtttttttctcacaataATCATTTTGTTGGGCTCATGAGCTTTTCTTCTCCAGCGCCATCAGCGGTTGAGCGTGTGCATCGCCTTATGTATCTTAAAATACTAATGACATTTCATCAGCACAACATCAGCCTCAGTTAAACCTTGTGTTAAACGTTAGATAGCAAGTGTTAGCATGCTACCATATGATACAGAGCCCTGGATTTTGTTCTCCTGTCTCCAGGTGTTCGACAGCAACAAGGCTCCTCCTGAAAACAAGAAGACCCCCGAACCTCAACCAGGGAGGTGGACCCGCAGAAGGAAGCTTCCCATCCCGGGGGGTTATGGCAGcgagaagaaagaagaggaggaggatgagagttCATCTGATGATGCTTTCAGTTTTGTGGCCAAACACAGTCGAATGACTTCCAAACACTTCAGTTGTATGGAGGAGTCAGACCACACCGATAACTCCTCTGGTAAGACCTTCAGTGAACGAGGACATGGGGCCAGACATTATCACACAAGTTAGATTTCTTTACCAGCTGCATCTACGGCAGCAGCCATTCTAAATGTTGTTGCTAATAATGatcaatgtgaatgtgtttttgttttatcagaTTGGGTTGACGTCAGCGAGGAGTCCAAACTCTCTCGGATCAGAAGGCTAATAAAGGCAGAGGGTAAGAAACTTAGAATATACTGATCTTCTGCACTTAGTCAGGTGTTGCTGTCAGTCAGGAACTGACCTccagtcagttgctccagaaatctgttcctgcagcctcctagtgGAATGGCTGTGATCTGAGCGAgcccagtgagcgagtggacgtgtggatgaggtttctaacatgtgacggacgtgaagctggaagaacacaaacatctcaggatgaagaagaggagccgtacacgtagaagacgaagacgtcaactgggagtttatacgtcatgtccggcctcctgctgctctccaggctccgcccctcgcctggatgttccccacatgttcctgttggtgtgaacgagtcggacccaacaacctgctgctgcttcacttctctttcagaaacacaaactaaagaaaGGGTCCGGAAAACATGTTCTAGaattcacgtctgaaaacagctttattgaGCAGATTTAGTGCAGTGGTCAGtttctatattattattaatgaagtGAACCAGGTCATTCCAAAGGTTTCACATTCTTTGTCTTgccactgtgttttattgtaaaactCTTGAGTCCAGATTTCATTTCTAAATCTTTACTGTTTTTCAGCCGAACCAGGTCCACAGGCAGAGGTTTTCCACGTCTtggacagtgatgatgatgaagatgatgacgaAGAGGTTTCAAGAAGCAAACCCTCTGAATCAGCAGGATTCCTGGTGAGGTCCAACGAAAGCTTCAGATTAGATCTgaatccaggaattgttttagTATCTTGTGGTTTTAATCTGTTGGACAAACGAAGAAATTTCCTAATCGCGCAATAAAATCAGCTGATGTGTTACCTTTGCTGATAATTTtattcacatacatatttacatcgtttgtaaaaataatattttttataattcaaggttaaactgtgaaatatcaaaCCTTAATTGCATATCtttgtcataaaggtttgataaagacatcttaggaatcattaaCATTTTAGATATTTGTCGGTTAAAATATTGGTATCATAATTTCTTTACTCAATAATATCGGCACGGCACATCATCATTATGGGCTCTTGGAAGTCTTGCCTGCCATTGTCGTTATTATTTACTGACATCGTAGAGATTAAACTGTGTTAATCAAGAAAATTattggcatttttttttatattaaaaagaatcaataaaaaacaagccagcagagacacaaagagaaaccaCCACATTATCTCTGTTGTTGTTAGAGGCtctttaaaacagttttctgtATTAAACTCATGAATCAGTCAAGAGAGACACATTTTAAGaacatatagatatatagatatagatatatatatatctacagtGTGGCGAACTATCAGTAGTTATGCTTAAGCATCTTTGTATGTGTTGTACAGGACTCGAACAGGCCGCTGGTCTGGGGTATGGTGGAGGGGTTTGCTCCCTGGCCGGCCATCATCACATCCTGTGGGCCAGAGAAGCTGCTTCCAGGGAAGAGCATGGTGGAGTGGTTGGGAcagaaaatgtcctcacaagtGAGTCGTGTGTGTCAAGTCATGAAGTTTTGCACAAATGTAGAATCTGAGTTTGAATCTGAGTTTATACTCATAACCATGCTCATGCCTCATCTacacagtgacagcagagtAGTTCTAAGCTGTGTCTTCCCCATTGACGACCACCTGCTGAGTAACTGATCCTTTAAAAAGGTGTGTTCTTTTTATTCTGACTCCTTGTTTTTTGGGCTCTGATTCCAGGTCAGTTTGCTGACTCTGAAGCCGTTTGCTGCCTTTGGCGAGTACTTCTGTTCCAGCTCCTTCGCCACACTTGCCACCTACAAAGAAGCCATTTTCCTGTCACTGGAGGTTTGTGTGTCGCTCTGCTTTCTGAAATAAACAAACGGGAGAAGTGCTCCGACACTGTTCCTGTGGCCACTAACCACAGATACAGTCCATTGAAACAGTTTCTGTTTCTACCTTTGAGCTTGTTAACAGATTCACCTGCTTCCATATGTTGTATTCCTTGTCAGGAGGCAGCACTTCGCTGTAAGAAACGTTTTCCTGCGCCTCCCGAGGACCGAACCCAGCTGCTGATGCAGATGTTAGACTGGGCCTTCGCAGGGTTTCAACCCACAGGACCGGACGGATTCAAACCAACGGCTTCTGTAAATGGTACGAACATCTGAGTAAGAGCCCAGATTGATGAACTGTATTATTTACCGAATCGCGGACTAGACAATATATAACTTGTTGATAATCTCAGAAATGAAGCTGCTTTTCTAGATTCAGTCATTGGGATTTTGTATTGGTGGTATTCTGTACTGTTTTGAAATGCTATGGTTTTATGTACACCTGTCCTCTGTCCAGGTGAATGTGAAATAACCAACCGGCCAATGGAGAAGAAGAACCTCTTCCCCAAAGCCTCCTGTTCTCCTCAGCCCTCTAACTCCTCCTCTCCACCGGGTGTCTTGAGCACTGAGATGAAAGAAGTGGCTGCGACTCTGAACCAACTGTCGGGGGGAGAAGGAGTGGATTCTGTGGGGAGAAGCACCAGAGGTGGAATGAAGGAGAAGGgatccagaggaggaggggaggcagcgaggcaagagaggggaggatgggaaggagagaaagatgacTGGGGTGGAAGGGGGGAGAGGccgagaggagggaggagtaggagaggagggaggggacagaggaagaaaagcagtTTGTCCGGTGGGTTGGATAACGACACATCGCCGAACTCTGTGCCCCACAAGAGGAGGAACTTCCCCAAAACCAACAAGGTCCATGAGGTGACCAGCGTCTACACCCAGCCGGACCAGAAGCTCCGAGGtacacaacgtgtgtgtgtgtgtgtgtgtgtgtgtgtgtgtgtgtgtgtgtgtgtgtgtgtgtgtgtgtgtgtgtgtgtgtgtgtgtgtgtgtgtgtgtgtgtgtgtgtgtgtgtgtgtgtgtgtggtaaaatAACACTAGTTCAAGTCTCGCTCACTATAATATAGTTGAATGtggtgaaagtgaaaaactaaaatcctggatccactcaaaaatgtaatggtacaaaaatgtatgaaattgGTTACGTAGTTTCTGATTAATCCTTCAGACACGTTAACAGAcaaatggaaattaaaacagGATCATAATTTGAGTTTTATCACAAACCATCAGTCATTGATTATGGATGTCTTTTTGTTTGCAGAGGAAACAATTCGTCGGATCACAGACATGAAACTGGACATCGAAGGTGAGTAATAAGActtgttgtatgtttttattctaaactGTTCCTGTTTATTCATCTAAAATCATTCTGTTGTATTGTGTACAGTCCTGTTTATAtccatgtttctgtctttgtgtctgcaggcttgtgtttgtgctgtggttCAGACAGCGTGGCGATGTCCCACCCTCTGTTTAAAGGAAGCCTCtgtttaaagtgtaaagtaaGGAACCAGGAACATCTCTTCTGTTTCAGTAACGCCTCCTcgcattattatttttactccTCTGCGCTGGCGACCCCTAGTGGATGTTTTCGTGTCGTCCGTCCAGCACATTGTTGTGAACaccatatctcaagaacacggatgaactgatcagactatggaggtcaaaggtcaaggtccttgtgacctcacaaaacacactttGCTCTTTTGAACATCTGAAGTCTGCTtcaagggaatttcttcacatttggtaTAAACGTGAACTGAGACCTCACTAAACCACGTTCACTTAGACTCATGGAGGAACTGATGGGTTTggaaggtcaaggtcatgggatctcaagtctgccttcagggagtttcttcacattttgaccagttgtcacttggactgGGACAAACCGTGTTCCCACTTCAGTCCCAGTCCGAACCTCCGTGCTgctggaacacacacagtccatgAGTTTCTTAAACTGATCATTTCCTCTGATCCGTGTCTCCGCAGCACAACTTCACAGAAACTCTGCATCGTTACGATGAAGACGGATATCAGTCGTACTGCACCATCTGCTGCTACGGACTGGAGGTGATACTGTGTGGCAAtgacagctgctgcaggtgggtCTGTCCGTCCCTCTCCAGTTTAATCTACTCTACATACATAGAAGATCGAGTATAGAGTCCAGATTTCTTCCTCTCCACCCTCAGGTCGTTCTGCGAGGACTGTCTGA
The sequence above is drawn from the Hippoglossus hippoglossus isolate fHipHip1 chromosome 7, fHipHip1.pri, whole genome shotgun sequence genome and encodes:
- the LOC117765204 gene encoding uncharacterized protein LOC117765204 — protein: MAVNAAVNAAVNVAVNVAVNAAVNVHSYNRCELLAWLNDTLQTGFTKVEQVCTGAAYCQLMDLLFPGSLDLSRVRFQSNNQVDSIHNYSLMQAAFRKVGVVRYVPIEALMKRNSTVALTFLQWFKLFFDKNHKGREYHALEARGGQSMVPADSDDVSSKTPHQKLEIILKMEGKKVKGPRKEKPRDNPNRSAEEVVVISDDDDLMMDVTKEQKTDKMEILEKEQFAQEKEQVEQTEAAVDKRSEATSPCSSAALQSFIRKLSCETVDSNSTFSTRTLSNISGPSLSAILKPSHPKDATQACSLTPFCLYLYTGVELDAGQSTSVVLIGYFDPSSGVCVVRLLCTLQMSVDAADPQTSVDMDVDTDAVRSDSHLLLDTLKTSNLCLSNLAVFYCNAPHPRVSRVFVSELKAHSPGLVSLCGLPGIAGRACEAALSASFQYVVDFVGDIHHHCSTHPSVDDSLKELFAGVESYNTSHPVSAQCLVFIRTVRKMVGSWRDLVKHFKSLRGTVQIDRIRTQLMDHKVKLDFLFLSQSLEPLRSIEEMQQKAEADVVAELQLTSALIQLYAATIFCPSSAKRFVRRPDLYLLHSERELLPTSEMNLGSNAMDYMCATANVDLGEQERSDFLKAAVTFYKALLQSIVLSVPQQLGRVTLRDISTVLKHPENINVSQLSRLVVSELGVQLGLCKVGSPETDQLALDYLSVMKTLTEEQTSKAGGYYWTKMLSGIRAGSTLHRLVLTLLALPSSLCRKQVFSQVFDSNKAPPENKKTPEPQPGRWTRRRKLPIPGGYGSEKKEEEEDESSSDDAFSFVAKHSRMTSKHFSCMEESDHTDNSSDWVDVSEESKLSRIRRLIKAEAEPGPQAEVFHVLDSDDDEDDDEEVSRSKPSESAGFLDSNRPLVWGMVEGFAPWPAIITSCGPEKLLPGKSMVEWLGQKMSSQVSLLTLKPFAAFGEYFCSSSFATLATYKEAIFLSLEEAALRCKKRFPAPPEDRTQLLMQMLDWAFAGFQPTGPDGFKPTASVNGECEITNRPMEKKNLFPKASCSPQPSNSSSPPGVLSTEMKEVAATLNQLSGGEGVDSVGRSTRGGMKEKGSRGGGEAARQERGGWEGEKDDWGGRGERPRGGRSRRGGRGQRKKSSLSGGLDNDTSPNSVPHKRRNFPKTNKVHEVTSVYTQPDQKLREETIRRITDMKLDIEGLCLCCGSDSVAMSHPLFKGSLCLKCKHNFTETLHRYDEDGYQSYCTICCYGLEVILCGNDSCCRSFCEDCLNVLVGPGTFDSLKLQDPWICFLCQPHRAHGALMPREDWSIRVQEVFANNSAMAFEPHRVYPSIPANLRRPLRVLSLFDGIATGFLVLKELGFKVEKYFASEVCEDSIAVAAVNHDEKIIPVGDARFITMEHLEEWGQLDLLIGGSPCNDLSIVNPFRKGLYEGTGRLFFDFFRILQLLKPKDGDPRPFFWLFENVVFMNSHDKVNICRFLECNPVLVNAVKVSPAHRARNFWGNIPGMSRPIAASQSDRLSLQDCLEVGREARVTKVRTITTNSNSLKQGKHVCLLPVLHNGKEDTLWITELEKIFGFPKHYTDVRNMNRQQRQKVLGKAWSVPVIRHLFAPLKDYFACEELLNPSTTSTSQSSTSQSSTSQSSTSQSSTSQSSTSQSSTSQSSTSQSSTSQSSTSQSSTSQSSTSQSSTSQSSTSQSSTSQSSTSQSSTSQSSPASPKRQLLR